The DNA segment CAAACTGAATTTACCAAGTTTAACAAGTGTCAAAGAAAAAACAGTCTGTAGTAACAGTGGAAATTTGCAGTAGAAACCCCTCAGTGAAATAAACAGGTGAATGGCAAGAGGAGAAATGGGATATGAAAAAACATGTAGGTAAATCTTCTAGGGACAGTATCTTGTCATGTTCTTTGGCAACAGATTGTACAGATTTCTTTGGCAATGTGTTGTGTTGTACTAGGCTGCTCATTTTGTGTGTTGCAGGATTTCTTGATAGATCATTGTGATTTTTAAAAGTTGTAGATCTACTTTTCAGTCCTTTGAGCTGAGCTGTGTCTAATGGAAACTATTGGTTGTCTTGAGGAGCAGTGTTTGATCTATGCAATTTTTCCTGATCACCAGCAGTAGCAGAGCTACCAGTGAATACAGGGGGTTCTGCCTGTGTCTTCACGTGTGTGGTCAGTCCCAACTGCTGCCAATCATCTCTGACTTTCAAATGAACTGCTAATATCCAGATGCTCCTTTAGAACACCTAGTGAAACCTTTTCACTTTGTTATTTTTGAATTAACAATGTCTGTCAGTGAACTGCTTCCCACTGCCCTGTCAGAGCGCTCCTGGCCATGGCAGAGAGTGGCAGAGTGGAGACCCTGCTTTCCTGGCAGGGGGAGAAGACATCATTTCTCCAAGAAGCTTGCTAATATGAGGGCAGGTGCTTGGTTCAGTTtgaggtgttttggtgcaatTAATTTGGTAAATTCTACTGTAGTTATGTGTATTTCCTTTAGCCTTCACACCAAAGTGCAAATACTGCAAAAACTTCACACAACTAATTGGAATTCATTACATTGTCCTAAAATTCATTATAAAGATTATGGTATCTTTGCTGTTTCAGCTGCTGTCTGAAGAAcctgttttcacaaaaataaatGGTGGAAGACTGTATTCAAAATTGAGTTTTTGTACTAAAATGTTTCTTAGATTAGGGCAGTTAGATGCCCCAACTCCCACGCATGCTCTTGGTCAATCCATGCAATAAGGGCATACTCTTTTAGCATATATTAGTGCCCTGGATTAAATGAGCAGCTCTGGAAACTAATGAAGTGGCTTATGTTTTATCTCTCTGGCATAAACTTCTCCGAGATTTTGCCGAAGTCACTTTCTCTACCCCTGTTTCCCCTGCCCCTCAAGCTCACAAATTGTTACTGTAGAGACCAGCAACTGAAATGCAGCAATTCCTTTCTGAATGATACAGATTAATAACTTCAGCTCAGGGAATACATAGATCTGTGTGAAAGCCAGATTTGATCCCAGGGATTTCAGCTTTGTAACTACACTACAATGAAGCCGATATTAGCATTATTCAAGTGGCATCTGCAACCCATAAAAGAGCACACGATTCTGAATTTGTTTGCTGCAGATTTGCCCGCATCCCATGAAGTGAATATACCTGACTGTTTCTTTATCTAGGATTGCCTGACGACAATAGAGACTTTGGCTACACATTTCTGGTAGTTTTCTTGAAGACAAGACTAATTTTTCTGTGCTcagggacaatttttttctcttccagctgGATGTTTGCAAACTGGACCCGTACAGTGGAATAACTGTGCAGTCAGTTTTCTGATGTCTCAGCTAGTAAAGGGCTGGGATAACAGGAAAAACACTAATAATACAGTGCTACTGGGAAGACTGGGGGAGTATGATGGAGAAGCACTGACCGCAGGGAGTCAAACTCAGATCCATCTGTGCTTATTAGCTCCAACAGAGTGACAGTGCTTCAGTACTATAGCGGAGCTGTTGAGATGTGTCTGCACCATGTTTCCCAGCACTTTGTCAGCCATCAGTGAATTTCTTCTTGCTTTCAAAGGATGAGAAAAAATTCTTTTGCCCTAATTTCTTAGACTTTCACAGAAGAAAAGCTCTTTATGTTCCGTTTCCTTGTCAATTGTATAAGAAACACTGTTGCAGGCTTGGAGACTTAAAGCACTACAGGCTGAATTCTCTGGAGATCAGAAGagagctttaatttttttcttccatcatcCCTCCTTTTTTACAGGAACTTTCTGCAGCGCTCAAGTCTGCCCTGTCAGGTCATTTGGAGGCAGTGATCTTGGGCTTGCTGAAGACACCAGCACAGTACGATGCCTCTGAATTGAAAGCTGCCATGAAGGTAAATGAGCTTTGAAATTTAAGTATGTTAGTCTGATGTCACTGTCTCAAGAATGAGTATGGACTTCATATACAAAGCCACAGCTTTCAAATGTCtctactgattatttttttttagtattacagTGTAAGTATCCAGCTGCAAGGCATCCTAACGAGAAAAATTCTGGAACCATGTGATTTTAAATTCTTAATTCAATCctctctttaaggaaaaaaataattttcatcagGTCGGGAATAACTGCGGCTGCTTTGGCTAGGTGCTGCTTTGCTGATTGCTCTTAAAGACAATATACAGGTCCATAGTACAAAAAAAACGTTAAGACAGCAGCTGTAAGCTGGAGCCATTAAATCCTCTGCTAACATTTATAGGCTTAAACAGTAGTTTCCAATTACTGGGTTGTATCACTAACCTTGAAAGAACATCCAAAGACCTGCCTCTGTGTGGACCACGAGGAGATTGAGGATGAGGCATCAAAAGCAGTCTTTGGAGAAACAGCACAGCAGCGAGTCACTGTGTTTAGTCCCCTACGATCACAGGCAAGTATGGAATAGATTGCTAGTTTAAAAATATCTACAGGCCACTGAAACAAGACTTTGAGAGGTGCTTATGCCAGTGCATTCCCCTTTCTAAGCAAACTAGGGTTTGGGAATTTGTATTTGTAATCATCACTTAAATTCTGAATGTTCTTGATCaggttatttagaaaaaaataatttaaaaccaaaTATGAAAATATGGCAGCTGAAATtcagaacaagacaaaaaaaccaaTTAATTACTTTCTCTAGACTATGAAGAaggagttaaaaaacaaacaaacataaccaCCAGCACATTCCCccagaaaaacccaaaacaaaacaaaaaccaaacaaagaacaaaaaaaccccacaaaaccaaacagaaaacttaAACCCAAAAATCCCAACCCAGTACGGAGATGGTAACTCTTTAATTATGGGCCAAATCCCTTCTTTGACTAATCAgatgctgccatcttctggtttTAAATAGAGGCTATCTATAATTTACTGTGAAGCAGATTAGTTTGATtttggttcttttgtttgtttgttttttgtttgttttgttttttgcataACATATCACATCTGATatgttatatatattatatagtaTATATTAAACATATATATAGGATGACCATATACTTATGTAGCATTTATGCTGTATTTGCAGCCCAAATACCAAGCCATTACCGCAGAGTAACCACAAATGTGAAATATTCCATTTTCTCCTGAGGTCAGCTGTTCCCAACTCCCAGACACTTACTCTCGTGTTCTGAATTTGCCTGAGCTGAAGTTTGACTTGATACATAGAGAGCATAATACGCTATGACATGGGAGTCAAGGCTGGGTATAGCAAAGTTATTGCTGAGGAATTAATAATTTTTCTGGTACACATTcttacaaaatactttaaaaaatatttagaaaatcttaAAATTTTTTTGCCTTCATTTCTCCCCCAGATGCCTATTAAAACCACTCTGTCAAAAGCTTTCCTAATTTTCTTAACTGTAGCCATTTTATAAAATTGCTTGGgtttagtccttttttttttttttttctttcttcaatagAGGCACTTTCTCCAAGAGGGTAGTTTTCTACACAATTACCTCTATTTTCCACACGTGAAAGACTGCAGCCTGAGGAGTTTTCCCAGGATATTACCCAGCAGACTCCTCTTGGAGTCCTGTGAAAACCATGCCCATTTTACTTACATACCAAATGACATTCTGTTCTGGGTAGGCTTAACAAACAGCATCCTAACATGAGGCATAAGAGTGTTTTTTCtgtctgctggtgctgctggaagatgAGGCTAATAGATTAGCATGAACATGGTTCATTGGTAGGTATAAGAAACGAAACAGAACAGAATGAAAAAATTGCCCGTGAAGTCTATTTTTGAAAAAGTTTCTTTTCAATATACTGAGGCATCTGGCTGCCAGATGGTGTTACCAGCTAGTAAGTCAGACATCCTCAGTGGTCACTGGAGAGAGAAGTGTCTTCATCTCATGCAAGTTCGTCTTCTGTTCCCAAGTTTCCTGTCTTTCTCCAGGAACAAGAGTATTACAGTGTTGTTagcatattttctttttaacttggcTGTTTCTCTATAGAAAATAATTGAACAAGGTTTAGAGCACATTGATGAAGCCACATTATTTTGGAGTATCTGAACTACAAAAAGGTTTAGTtgatattaatttttaaacagtAGTGATGCAGCTTAGTTCAAAGTACTGGTTCTTCATTGACCTTGATCACAAAAGTGACTTTGAAATATTATATGAGACCTTACAATTCATTCAGCTTGttcaaaaaatagaaaatctgaaTATTTAGTTTATCAtactaaatatatttttgtttcttaatatAACTAATAATAATATTGTTTCATCTGTATTTGTGCATCATGGAGTACATGGGAAATATGGACAATTCAAGAGGGGCTGTTTATTAGCTAGAAATTGAGAACATGCTTACATCTTTGCTGGCTTGGAGACAAGGCCAACGTTAATGTTGGTGTCATCCTTGGGTTTGCATTTATAGTGGAGCGGCTGTATGGAGGGAGGTggggaagaaaagcagggaaggGGAAGTTGATTTGCTGCCTGTTTGCATGTGAAGAATCACGTTTTCTTCCTGTGCTCTCCTGCGCTCACACGTGGACCGTGATAAGGTGAATTCATCCAGTTATGCTGGTGGGGCCACTGAGTGATACAGACTCACAGCAAATGGAGATTGCCCTGAAATACTATCTATGGGATCTCAAAGCTGTTGGAGTAGTGTTTGGCAACTAAAAACCTTCAATCTGAGGTTTGTCAGGCTCAGTTAGCAAAAAGTATCCCTGAATGGTTGTGAAACTGTTAAAATAGGAGAAAGGAGATGTCTGTAAAATATCTTCAAACCATTCAAGCATGCCTGTTCGCTTCTAGCACCTCACTGAATCATTCATGTGTTGCAGGGTCTGGGAACTGATGAAGACACGCTCATTGAAATCATCTGCTCGCGAACAAATCAGGAGCTTAGTGAAATTAACAGAGTTTACAGGGAAAGTAAGTTTACTTTGAAAGTTGCAATGTATGTTTTTACACTAAGTTACATTGATAAGTTCCCCTCAGCACATGTTTGATTATTAGGGTCACTTACACAACATCTGCCTTGATTCTCTGGCAGTTGGACAGAAGATACTATTTTGTGTTCGTGTCCTGGATATTTGTCTGTGTTTATATAGTTTTATCTTGTTGTTTGGTAACACACAAACTGGAGAACATATACTACTCATGTAAGTTGTGTCTAAACAGCGTCTTTTTTAAAGCTACAGAGATAGCTTAGCGACAGAATAGTCATAGTGCAAAGTGACAGAATTAATTATGTTAGATTTATGGATTCTAGGATCAATTAAGTAATAAGAGGATGAATCTGAAATCTACTGAAGGATGCTTGTAAGTTTATTTGGTGGACCTGCCAGAAAAGACATGAAATGAAACTTCATAAAAGCATATCTTCTGTTCTTCAGTTTTTCTAAAGTATGTTATCTGGTTCAAGCTGCAATTCTTACTTGTTTACAAGTAGGTATGAGTGACCTAAAATCCAccctgaaaaaaatattactttttctttaatattccttatatttttatattgGCCATTCTGTTTGGGTTTATTGCAATTCAGCATGCAGTTGTGTAGTCCCTGTTTGTTTCCCTGAGCTTCAGAGTTGAGCTTCACTATGAATAGGCGGAAATGTAGAAAATTGCTGTGTGCTGATGCTTAATAGTTGTCAAGCAATTCTGATAAGGTGATTGATAAGTCAAACATCACAAGCAACACCAATGTAGTCTTAATGGCTGGTATCGAAAAAAATATGTATCACCAAAGAGAATGTTGCTACTGTATATTAGGTTGCTGTTGAAAAGAAGAGAGAATGTGATTTTGTAGCAATATGACCACTTGGAAAGCAATTAAAATGTTTAGATACCAGATCAGAATCACACATGGCATTCCTTTGGTTTATCATATCAGCTTTTGTCTTTTGCATTAAACTTGTAATGGGAGTTGTCCAGTCATAAATCCACAAGTCGATAAAGCCTAAATGCTGTGTGTATCAAACAAGTGAACATTAACTGGTAGCTAAGAATGATGTAACAGAATATTGAGCTTAAAACAATATTCCCTTCCTTTTAAAAGTCTTAGCCTTTCCTGTTACCTTTCTATGGCAGACTTTGGTTGCAAGGCAGCTCTCATGACTAGCTGGTAGGAATGTAGTTTCTGTTGTATGCAAGCATGCATTTGTTTTCATTGTCTTCCACATGTGACTTAGATTGTAGCTGTTTGTATATGTGCATAAAACACAGTAATTAGCAGCTGTTCTTCCCATAAAGGAGTATTTGTAGGACACCAtttacttgaaaataattttttgtttccTAGTGTACAAGACAGAACTGGAAAAGGACATTATATCAGACACATCTGGTGACTTCCGCAAGCTAATGGTTGCCCTGGCCAAGGTAAGTCTGTTCATATTTTTCTACTTTTCCTAATGTGCCTGTCTTTTGGTAACTAATTGATGGCTGCCAGTAAAACAATTGGTTTTCTGTTAACTTTtaaatttccttattttttccactgtcttttggggaaaaaaaatttcaaatgtTGAAGGGCAAAGTATTTCAACAGAAATGCAGCATTCATAGCAGCGGTTCCGTAATGGAGATGGAGCACACTGTTACTTATTTAGAAAATTCAGATTAAAAGAATCAAAGAGAAAAGAATATGTGGAGAGCAAACTCCTTTCTGTCTGTTAAATCTCTTCTAAATACTGCTATCCTTGTTTGAAGGGTAAAAGGTGTGAAGATAGCTCCGTGATTGATTATGAGCTGATTGACCAAGATGCCAGGGTAAGTGCTGGTAATGACCATTAAATGTCTGAAGTTGATCAAGCTTTTGGGGATATTGAAAGTACAAGTGTCATGGGAGTGAAAAGTGCTTGTGAAAGTGAGTGTGTAGATTTCAGATTGTTTTGCACAGTAATGTTTGCATGCTATCAAGGTGTCTGCCATTCGCAATCTTGATACTTTCAGTTATCAGTTTTCATGGGCTACTTACCCACTAGTACCTGTGCAGAAGCTCTCTGGTGTTTCCCTTAGGCATATTTAGAAAAAGAGCTGTTAACAAAAGGAAACACATACATTGTGTAGACTGGTTGTAAGCAAGTAATTGTGTAACACTGAGGGATGTATCATTGAACTTAGTGGCTGGTAATGCTTGTTTATTATATCTGTATCTGTCTTACTACATCTGTAGCTGTCAAGAGCAATTCTGCTGAGGTAACGGAGCTAAATATAGAGTAAAACATGTCCATAGAGGTAAATGCAAAGTAATGAGGCATAGCTTCAGATTAGATCCGTAGATATTCTCCTTGGTGGTCTGCCCAGCCATGTGGCCTTTTGTGTTTCTCGCTCTGACACAGTTCCAGTAGTTCTTGTTTTCTAGTAAGGAGAATGTATCCATTTGCAATGGCTTCTTGTGTAACTCCTGATTTTCatgattttgcttttcatttctaaCCCCAGGAGCTCTATGATGCTGGTGTGAAGAGAAAGGGGACTGATGTCCCCAAATGGATCAGCATTATGACTGAAAGAAGTGTCCCCCACCTGCAGAAAGGTACTAGTCAAGAGATTGGTGTAATTTTCTCTTATAGGAAAAAATCAAAGTGGTAACTGTTTTGTCCCAGATATGATTGAAATGAATGTGAAAAGCACTTATGAAATACAGGAGATCTCCTAAAtcttaattcatttttaaatataGCTATTTCTGTGGATGTGTTAATCTCACAGATTGAAGGTGTGTAGAGCTCTTTTTTACACAGGTAAAAAAAGGCTCAATTTTATGTCACATACAGTGAGAGCAAAAATGTTACAAATCTAGAAAATGTGGCTGCAAGAGACCTCGATAAATCCTTTAGCTTTTCCTTCTGTCCTAGAGTAGCTTAGCCATATCATGTGTTTAAATCTGACAGTGAAGAATCTCAAAAGCAGCTCTGATACTGCTCTAAGAAACACATGGGAACACCATTTAAAGACTTTCCAGACCCTAAATcactgttgtttaaaaaaaccacaaatacagGATTAAGGTGGTATTTTGCCAGATAATAGAGATGTTCAAAGAAAACAAGAAGGCCATAGCACGGGAACTTTACTGTTAGCTAACAAACTGTACAAACAAACTCAGGCTGTACTTAAGATGAAGTCCTCAGAAGAACTTGGACAGATAATTTTTAATCGTATGACTCCGCACTGCTCTCTCTTATTTTTTTACCAGTTCCTGGTCTGGCTGGATTTCACCTGTGTTCTTTCTTGTGATAGTGTTTGATAGGTACAAGAGCTACAGCCCATATGATATGTTGGAGAGCATCAAGAAGGAGGTTAAGGGAGATTTGGAGAATGCCTTCCTTAATCTTGGTGAGTTACCCTAATGAATATCTTTAGGAGTTCTTTTCAGTGCTCTTGAAGTGCATCGTGTTAAGGATAGAGCCCGACTTGTTCTGTGTTGCTGAACAAGAGAGAAACTGGAAGTGCTGGCACTATTTGATCTGCTAGTGTATTTTAAGATGTTACAAGTATTGAAAAGTAGCGTATTTCTGCTCTCTGCAAAATATAAACCTTGCCttccagaggaaaataaaaacggTTGCCTTTTGTGATCTGCTGTTAATTCCACTTTTGTCTGATACAGAGATGTAATGTTTGtttacccaaacaaacaaacaaagaggtTGGAACTGTAGCTGAACACAATATATGTTCAATATAGACAGAGGCAGGAGAGAGGACAGTATGTGTGTGAGAGAAGATGGGCAGTGGAGGATGCTAGAGGCTAAGAGACCTGATTTGGCTTTGAATTCTCTGAAACAGGGAGACAGGGTGTGAGGGTGCTGTGGCATGAGATGAAGATGACAAGAATGTCACCAAGAAATTCTTTAAGAGGAAAATCCATTTCAGACTATGGGTGAACTGAAAGTTTTGTTGTGCAAATAGAGAATAAACAGAGCTCAGCCTTGAAAGAGAGACTTCTCATGAATTAGCATACAATGACTGTTTTCAGAGAAGAGGTTGCTTATAGGAGTGGAAGAATGAAATGTATGT comes from the Patagioenas fasciata isolate bPatFas1 chromosome 12, bPatFas1.hap1, whole genome shotgun sequence genome and includes:
- the ANXA2 gene encoding annexin A2 yields the protein MSTVHEILSKLSLEGDHSLPPSAYATVKAYSNFDADRDAAALETAIKTKGVDEVTIINILTNRSNEQRQDIAFAYQRRTKKELSAALKSALSGHLEAVILGLLKTPAQYDASELKAAMKGLGTDEDTLIEIICSRTNQELSEINRVYREMYKTELEKDIISDTSGDFRKLMVALAKGKRCEDSSVIDYELIDQDARELYDAGVKRKGTDVPKWISIMTERSVPHLQKVFDRYKSYSPYDMLESIKKEVKGDLENAFLNLVQCIQNKQLYFADRLYDSMKGKGTRDKVLIRIMVSRCEVDMLKIKSEFKRKYGKSLYYFIQQDTKGDYQRALLNLCGGED